A region of Desulfatiglans anilini DSM 4660 DNA encodes the following proteins:
- a CDS encoding efflux RND transporter periplasmic adaptor subunit encodes MKDIVSENQTARDPLPAARLPGLDDDRRTRGRFRWWMIWAFLAVLSALVVLKITAVRKAEGVQYKTQPARSGGITVTVSATGNLEPTNQVEIGSELSGTVRTVEVDYNDRVQAGQVLAHLDTARLKAQVLQSKASLASARSALLEAQATVGESRSNVARLKHVSSLSGGRAVSRQDLDAAEAALERAKALEAVCRAAISQAQANLEINETDLSKAVIRSPIDGMVLSRSVEPGQTVAASLQAPVLFILAEDLTRMELHIDVDEADVGLVHAGQTADFTVDAYPDRRFPASVRQVRFASQTVDGVVTYETVLTVDNHDLTLRPGMTATADIVVAEVKEALLVPNAALRFQPSDPDGAGTSASSGGILQKILPRPPRSSPKKIKQQTDNKKDQQVWIIENGVPTAIPVTVGLTDGLMTALIAGDVRPGMELVVEQLEKKR; translated from the coding sequence ATGAAAGACATCGTCTCCGAAAATCAGACTGCCCGCGACCCTCTGCCTGCCGCGAGGCTTCCCGGCCTTGACGACGACCGGCGGACCCGCGGACGCTTCCGATGGTGGATGATCTGGGCATTCCTGGCCGTCCTCTCGGCGCTGGTGGTTCTCAAGATCACCGCCGTCCGAAAAGCGGAGGGCGTACAATACAAGACGCAGCCCGCGCGGTCAGGCGGGATTACGGTCACGGTCTCCGCCACCGGGAATCTCGAGCCGACCAACCAGGTCGAGATCGGCAGCGAGCTTTCGGGCACCGTGAGGACGGTTGAAGTGGACTACAACGACCGCGTGCAGGCCGGACAGGTCCTTGCTCACCTGGACACCGCCCGCCTCAAGGCCCAGGTGCTGCAGTCGAAGGCCTCCCTCGCCTCGGCCCGCTCCGCCCTGCTCGAAGCCCAGGCCACGGTGGGGGAATCACGGAGCAACGTGGCAAGGCTGAAGCATGTCAGCAGTCTGAGCGGCGGGCGGGCGGTCTCCCGGCAGGATCTGGACGCCGCCGAGGCGGCGCTGGAGCGCGCCAAGGCCCTGGAGGCGGTGTGCCGAGCGGCCATTTCCCAGGCCCAGGCCAACCTGGAGATCAACGAAACCGACCTGTCGAAGGCGGTCATCCGCTCACCGATCGACGGCATGGTCCTCAGCCGCTCCGTGGAGCCCGGACAGACCGTGGCGGCCTCCCTTCAAGCCCCGGTCCTGTTCATTTTGGCGGAGGACCTCACCCGCATGGAACTGCACATCGATGTCGACGAGGCCGACGTGGGCCTGGTGCACGCCGGACAAACGGCCGATTTCACGGTGGACGCCTACCCGGACCGCCGGTTTCCGGCAAGCGTCCGGCAGGTCCGCTTCGCCTCGCAGACCGTCGACGGCGTCGTCACCTACGAGACGGTGTTGACCGTGGACAACCACGACCTGACCCTGCGGCCGGGGATGACCGCGACAGCCGACATCGTCGTGGCGGAGGTGAAGGAAGCGCTGCTGGTCCCCAACGCCGCGCTCCGTTTCCAGCCCTCCGACCCGGATGGGGCGGGAACCTCTGCAAGCAGCGGCGGAATCCTCCAGAAGATCCTGCCGCGCCCTCCGAGGTCTTCCCCCAAAAAGATCAAGCAACAGACCGACAACAAAAAGGACCAGCAGGTCTGGATCATCGAAAATGGGGTGCCGACCGCTATTCCGGTGACGGTCGGATTGACCGACGGCCTGATGACCGCACTGATCGCAGGCGACGTGCGGCCGGGGATGGAACTCGTCGTCGAGCAGCTGGAGAAAAAGCGATGA
- a CDS encoding ABC transporter ATP-binding protein: MSRNAAAAETMLEPIIRLTNVTKTYGSGSAAMQALKGIDLAIHPGEFVAVMGPSGSGKSTCMNILGCLDTPSSGVFLFDGVDVARLTRDQRALLRRHDLGFVFQGFNLLSRTSALENVELPLIYRRVPAARRRELALRALAAVGLSGWESHTPAELSGGQQQRVAITRAIVTEPKVLLADEPTGNLDSALSREVMELLQSFNRSRGLTIVMVTHEADMAAYAERRILFRDGRIASIETERNPA; this comes from the coding sequence ATGAGCCGAAACGCCGCAGCCGCTGAAACCATGCTCGAACCCATCATCCGGCTGACCAACGTCACCAAGACTTACGGTTCGGGCAGCGCGGCCATGCAGGCCCTCAAGGGCATTGACCTCGCCATCCACCCGGGGGAATTCGTCGCCGTCATGGGTCCGAGCGGATCGGGCAAGTCCACCTGCATGAATATCCTGGGCTGCCTGGACACGCCCAGCAGCGGGGTCTTCCTCTTCGACGGCGTCGATGTGGCAAGGCTGACCCGGGACCAGCGGGCGCTTCTGCGGCGCCATGACCTGGGGTTCGTTTTCCAGGGCTTCAATCTTCTGAGCCGCACCTCGGCCCTCGAAAACGTCGAACTCCCGCTGATCTACCGCCGCGTCCCGGCCGCCCGGCGCCGTGAACTGGCGCTGCGCGCTCTGGCCGCCGTCGGTTTGAGCGGGTGGGAGTCCCACACGCCGGCCGAACTCTCCGGGGGCCAGCAGCAGCGTGTCGCCATCACCCGGGCCATCGTGACGGAGCCCAAGGTGCTGCTGGCCGACGAGCCGACGGGAAACCTGGATTCGGCCCTGAGCCGCGAGGTCATGGAGCTTCTGCAGTCCTTCAACCGAAGCCGGGGTCTGACCATCGTCATGGTGACCCATGAGGCCGACATGGCCGCGTACGCCGAACGGCGGATCCTCTTCCGGGACGGACGCATCGCCTCCATCGAAACGGAAAGGAATCCAGCCTGA
- a CDS encoding ABC transporter permease, producing MLWETILLAGRAIRRNLLRSILTMIGIIVGVGAVITMVTLGGGATAQVTQQISSLGTNLLQVRPGQGFRGPGGVRSEAPLFTAADAEAIKREISGLAAAAPVANAATQAIYGNRNWSTAITGSTNQFLHVRNWTIASGRSFTDREMRAGKAVVILGSTVKNQLFGAQDPLGATIRLQKLACQVIGVLESKGQSSFGTDQDDFVLIPLKTLHRRVVGNTDVSAIYVSAADGVSTERKIADIQNLLRERRRLAPGDDDNSHVSNMREILNTLTGTTRVLTGLLGAVAAVSLLVGGIGIMNIMLVSVTERTREIGIRLAIGALEREVLLQFLVEAMVLSSFGGLLGIGVGLGAAALGARILQIPFVPNYGILVVAVVFSGAIGILFGYFPARKAARLDPIEALRYE from the coding sequence ATGCTGTGGGAAACGATCCTTCTGGCGGGGCGCGCCATCCGCCGCAATCTGCTCCGGTCGATCCTGACCATGATCGGGATCATTGTGGGAGTCGGGGCCGTCATCACGATGGTCACCCTCGGCGGAGGAGCCACCGCTCAAGTCACCCAGCAGATATCGAGCCTCGGCACCAACCTCCTCCAGGTTCGTCCGGGACAGGGCTTCCGCGGCCCCGGCGGCGTCCGCTCGGAGGCCCCGCTCTTCACGGCGGCGGATGCCGAGGCGATCAAGCGGGAGATCTCGGGGCTTGCGGCCGCAGCACCGGTGGCGAACGCGGCGACCCAGGCCATCTACGGGAACCGCAATTGGTCTACCGCCATAACGGGCAGCACCAACCAATTCCTCCACGTCCGCAACTGGACGATCGCCTCGGGGCGGTCCTTCACCGACAGGGAAATGCGCGCGGGCAAGGCCGTCGTCATCCTGGGATCGACCGTGAAGAACCAGCTCTTCGGCGCGCAGGATCCGCTCGGCGCCACCATCCGCCTCCAGAAACTGGCCTGCCAGGTCATCGGGGTCCTCGAATCCAAGGGGCAATCCTCCTTTGGAACCGACCAGGACGACTTCGTCTTGATCCCGCTGAAGACCCTGCACCGGCGTGTCGTCGGCAACACGGATGTCAGCGCGATTTACGTGTCCGCCGCGGACGGCGTCTCGACCGAGCGCAAGATCGCCGACATCCAGAACCTGCTCCGGGAGAGACGGCGCCTAGCGCCCGGAGACGACGACAATTCCCATGTCAGCAACATGCGGGAGATCCTCAACACCCTGACCGGAACCACGCGGGTCCTGACCGGGCTCCTGGGCGCCGTGGCGGCCGTGAGCCTCCTGGTCGGCGGCATCGGCATCATGAACATCATGCTGGTGTCGGTGACGGAGCGCACCCGGGAGATTGGGATCCGGCTGGCGATCGGCGCACTGGAACGCGAGGTCCTCCTCCAGTTCCTCGTGGAGGCCATGGTCCTGTCCTCCTTCGGCGGATTGCTCGGCATCGGAGTCGGGCTGGGCGCCGCGGCCCTCGGGGCCCGAATCCTCCAGATCCCCTTCGTACCGAACTACGGCATCCTCGTCGTCGCCGTCGTCTTCTCTGGGGCCATCGGGATCCTCTTCGGCTATTTCCCCGCCCGCAAGGCCGCCCGGCTGGACCCAATCGAGGCCCTGCGCTACGAGTAG
- a CDS encoding APC family permease, protein MKHKDDAGDLRREIGLFSATVLVIANMVGTGIFTTSGFIMAEVGSARALLLCWLCGGVFALCGALCYGELGARYPRAGGEYTFLKESFGKGVGFLSGWISLIVGFSAPIAAAAIAFATYAFDAFSIPTGEPLLSIAVRGVRLVEVSPLTATAIGVVVLFSLVHYQSLVAGRNVQNGLTLFKIALIAAFILGGFFFGKGSASHYAVEAGEPLSAEAFAVALIFVSFAYSGWNAAAYIGAEIIRPQRNIPIALISGTIVVIGLYLLLNGVYLYALPPAEMYGVLEIGARSAVALFGPGISRVFSGAVALGILSVLSAMILTGPRIYYAMARDGVFFSLFARLNPARRTPAASIFLQAVLAVLMVLSASFETLLIYIGFTLSLCAMLTVIGLMRIRRRAPAPEDLYRTFGYPVTPLLFILGNAWIIFFSLKSRPVAALFGLGTIAAGMGVYRLFARRIS, encoded by the coding sequence GTGAAACACAAGGACGATGCAGGTGATCTGCGCAGGGAGATAGGCCTCTTTTCGGCTACCGTGCTCGTCATCGCCAATATGGTGGGCACGGGCATTTTCACGACCTCGGGCTTCATCATGGCCGAGGTCGGCTCGGCCAGGGCACTGCTCCTCTGCTGGCTCTGCGGCGGCGTGTTCGCCCTGTGCGGCGCCCTCTGCTACGGGGAGCTTGGGGCCCGCTATCCCCGGGCGGGCGGGGAATACACCTTTCTGAAGGAGAGCTTCGGCAAGGGTGTGGGGTTCCTCTCCGGTTGGATCTCTTTGATCGTGGGTTTTTCGGCCCCGATCGCCGCAGCGGCGATCGCCTTCGCCACCTACGCCTTCGACGCCTTCTCCATTCCCACGGGCGAACCATTGCTGAGCATCGCCGTGCGGGGTGTTCGCCTGGTCGAGGTTTCTCCTCTGACGGCGACGGCGATCGGGGTCGTGGTCCTTTTTTCCCTGGTCCACTACCAGAGCCTGGTGGCCGGCAGGAATGTACAGAACGGGCTGACCCTGTTCAAGATCGCCCTGATCGCAGCATTCATCCTGGGCGGGTTCTTTTTCGGGAAGGGATCGGCCTCGCATTATGCCGTCGAGGCCGGCGAGCCCTTGTCGGCCGAGGCATTCGCCGTGGCCCTCATCTTCGTCTCGTTCGCCTACAGCGGCTGGAACGCGGCGGCCTACATCGGGGCGGAGATCATCCGGCCGCAGCGCAACATCCCGATTGCCCTGATCTCCGGGACCATCGTCGTCATTGGCCTGTACCTGCTGCTGAACGGGGTTTATCTGTATGCCTTGCCGCCTGCGGAGATGTATGGGGTGCTCGAGATCGGCGCCCGTTCCGCCGTGGCCCTGTTCGGCCCCGGCATCAGCCGGGTCTTCAGCGGGGCGGTGGCGCTGGGCATCCTCTCGGTCCTGAGCGCGATGATCCTGACCGGTCCACGGATCTACTACGCTATGGCTCGGGACGGGGTCTTTTTCAGCTTGTTTGCGAGACTAAACCCGGCGCGCAGGACGCCGGCCGCTTCTATATTTTTGCAGGCGGTGCTGGCCGTGTTGATGGTGCTTTCCGCCTCGTTCGAGACCCTGCTGATCTACATCGGCTTTACGCTGTCATTGTGCGCGATGCTGACCGTCATCGGCCTGATGCGCATCCGCCGGCGCGCGCCCGCCCCTGAAGACCTCTACAGGACCTTCGGCTATCCCGTGACTCCCCTGCTTTTCATCCTGGGAAACGCCTGGATCATCTTCTTCTCTCTCAAGAGCCGGCCGGTGGCGGCCCTGTTCGGCCTTGGCACCATCGCCGCCGGGATGGGGGTCTACCGCCTCTTCGCCCGGCGGATATCCTAG